The Acipenser ruthenus chromosome 37, fAciRut3.2 maternal haplotype, whole genome shotgun sequence genome has a window encoding:
- the LOC117966418 gene encoding bone morphogenetic protein 10-like codes for MDTVGLCAALWFFVHSGICNPIMAPVDLHPGADPDGYPFLSDPLLEQDSGLDFQSFMQTIRHQFLKTFNLSGLPQHEAAAKVDPPEYMLELYNKFANDRTSMPSANIVRSFQNEDTSSYRMDISGIRKHSLLFNMSIPHHEKITMAELRLYTLVERDRRMYEGVDRKVTIYEAHEDIEAEERRGGNDGHGRLAELASRQVYDTDSGWEAFDLTAAIRRWRKADYTTHRLEVHIESLGEDGEGYGEGNLDIDVNPEAKHVPLLIVFSDDQSNEKKEEKKELNEMIEHEQLLEFEMDMMNGLEDSPNEESLLQMRSNLIYDTTSRIRRNAKGNTCKKTPFFVEFNEIGWHSWIIAPTGYEAFKCSGVCNYPLIEHVTPTKHAIVQTLVHMKNPQKASRACCVPTKLDPISILYLDDAGVVTFKYKYEGMVVAECGCR; via the exons ATGGATACGGTGGGGCTTTGCGCAGCCCTGTGGTTCTTCGTCCACTCTGGGATCTGCAATCCCATCATGGCACCAGTGGACCTGCATCCCGGGGCGGACCCAGATGGATACCCCTTTTTGAGCGACCCCCTCCTGGAGCAGGACAGCGGCCTGGATTTCCAAAGCTTCATGCAGACCATCCGGCACCAGTTCCTGAAGACGTTCAACCTGTCCGGGCTGCCCCAGCACGAGGCTGCGGCCAAAGTGGACCCCCCAGAGTACATGCTGGAGCTCTACAACAAGTTCGCCAACGACCGGACTTCCATGCCTTCAGCCAACATTGTGAGGAGCTTCCAAAACGAAG ACACATCCTCCTACCGAATGGACATCAGTGGGATCCGGAAACACTCTCTGCTCTTCAACATGTCCATCCCTCACCACGAGAAGATCACCATGGCCGAGCTGCGTCTCTACACCTTGGTGGAGCGAGACCGCAGGATGTACGAGGGCGTGGACAGGAAGGTGACAATTTACGAGGCGCATGAGGATATAGAGGCGGAAGAGAGACGTGGGGGGAACGACGGTCACGGCCGATTGGCCGAGCTGGCTTCTCGTCAGGTCTACGACACAGACAGCGGGTGGGAGGCCTTTGATCTCACGGCCGCCATCCGCCGCTGGCGCAAGGCCGACTACACCACCCACCGGCTGGAGGTCCACATCGAAAGCCTGGGAGAGGACGGCGAGGGGTACGGGGAAGGGAACCTGGACATCGATGTTAACCCTGAGGCCAAGCATGTGCCCCTGCTCATCGTCTTCTCGGACGACCAGAGCAacgagaagaaggaggagaagaaagagCTGAACGAGATGATCGAACACGAGCAGCTCCTGGAGTTTGAGATGGACATGATGAACGGGCTGGAGGACTCTCCCAACGAGGAGTCCCTGCTCCAGATGAGGTCCAACCTGATCTACGACACCACCTCCAGGATAAGAAGGAACGCCAAGGGCAACACCTGCAAGAAGACCCCCTTCTTCGTAGAGTTCAACGAGATCGGGTGGCACTCCTGGATAATTGCCCCTACTGGGTACGAGGCCTTTAAGTGCAGCGGAGTGTGCAACTACCCTCTGATTGAGCACGTCACCCCGACAAAGCATGCCATCGTTCAGACTTTAGTCCACATGAAAAACCCACAGAAGGCTTCGAGGGCTTGCTGTGTCCCCACTAAACTGGACCCCATATCCATCCTCTACTTGGATGATGCAGGGGTTGTCACTTTCAAATATAAATACGAAGGGATGGTCGTGGCGGAATGCGGCTGCAGATAG